Genomic DNA from Nonomuraea rubra:
CGCGCTCGATCGTGCCGCGCTCCGCCTCGCCCAGCAGCCCGGCCACCCGCCGCGCGAACGTCCCGGTCAGCTCGCGCAGGTCGTCGGCGAGCCGCTCGGCCTGCCGGATGAGGACCTCGGGGTTCACGAGATCCCCCTGACGATCTCGACGTACCGCCTGACCAGGTCCACGTCGATGCTGCCGCCCCAGCCGCCGCGCTCCAGGCAGCCGCCCACGAACGCCCCGTCGGCCCGGGCCAGCAGCCTGGCCGCGTTGGCGTGGTCGGTGTGCCCGGCCAGGATGACCTGCACGCCGGGGACGGCCTCACGGACCGAGGCGATCAGCTCCGTGGTCCTGCGCTCGTCGGCGTGACCCAGCACCACCGCGTCGGCGCCCACCTTCACGGCCGCCCTGGCCACCTCGGCCGTCGGCTTGCCGCCGCCGTACCAGGTGAAGTGGCTGGAGTCGACGTCGGCGAGCACCCGGACGCCCCGCGCCCCGATGCGGCGGCGATACTCCATGACGCCCATCGGGTCCGCCGTGACCAGGCCGTGCTCGGTGAGCGTCGCGCCGACCAGCGCGCCCGCCCTGATGAAGGAGGCGCCGGTGACCGTGGCGACGGCGAGCGAGGCCCTGAGCGCGTTGCGCATGAGCTGGACGCCGACCTGGAAGCCGGGGCCCGTGGCCTGGACGATCGCGTTCACGACGAGGGTCATGGCGGCGGTCCTGGCCGCGTCCGACTCGTCGTCCACCCGGTAGACGCGCTCGACCGTCTGCACCAGGCAGCCGTCCGCGCCGCCGTCGGACAGCGCGCGGGCGGACTCGACCGCGACGTCGAGCGTGCGCGGGAAGCTGCCTTCCTCGTAGTACGGGGTGCCGGGCAGCGGCTGGAGGTGCACCATGCCGAAGATCAGCTTCGCCATGGCGTCACCTGGGCGAGGTCAGCGTGAAGGCGGACTTCAGCCGGCCGAGCGCGGCCCGCAGGTCCTGCTCGCGGCGCGAGCTGGTGATGCGGACGACGCCTCCGGAGAAGCAGAAGGTGAGGATGCCGGGGAAGACCGACACCCCGCTGCCGTGCAGCAGGTCGCGGAAGCAGAGGTAGGAGTCGTCCCAGCCGGTGAACTCGACCATGGTGTTGATGGAGTAGTGCGGCTCCAGCACCCGCGCGGGGGTCTGCGCCAGCTCGCCGCTCGCCTGGTCGCGCAGGGCCTTCAGGCCCGCCTCGCGCCGCAGCCGCTCCGACCGGTAGGAGCGGTAGGCCGCGATGAGCGGGCCGAGCCGCATGCCGTAGGCCGGCTCGAACTCGCCGACCTCGGCCGCGGTGGGCGTGACCAAGCCGGTCAGCAGCCAGCGCTCCATCCTGGCCAGCACCTCGACGATCGTGTAGAAGAACGAGGGCGGCCCGCCGAAGGTGGTGGAGGCGTACTCGTAGTAGTCGGCCACGAACCGCTCGTCCGCCACCAGCCAGCCCACCTTCAGGCCAGGAGCCGACCAGGTCTTCGACAGGCTGGAGACGCGGACGACGTTCGGCGCGGCCCGGACGCCGGAGCACGGCCGCTCAGGGCCGAGCCATTCGTGGCACTCGTCCAGCACGATCATGGTGGACGGCGAGGCGGCCCTGATGAGCCGGACCAGGTCCGCCTCCACGACGGCGGCGCCGGTCGGGTTGCCCACCGTCTGGAGCAGCACCATCGGGGTGTCCGGGGTCAGCGCGTCGATGAGCGGCTGCAGCGAGGTGCGCCCGTCCAGCGAGGGCAGCGGCACGAGCCGCACCTGCGACCGGCGTGCCACGGTCTCGACGAGCGGCGGGTAGTTGGGGATCGCGCACAGCGCGGGCGAGCCGGTGGGCGAGGCGCCGTGCAGGACGAAGTCCGCCAGCGAGCTGACCGCGAAGGTGCCGCCCATGGTGATCGCCACGTTCCCCGCGTGGTAGGCGGGGGCCTCCATGCGGGCGTTCTCGTACTCGGCCACGGCCTCGCGCACCGGCAGGCGGCCGCGGGAGTCGGAGTAGCCGTACCAGTCCATGTCGAGGGCGAAGCGGATGCAGTCCTTCAACGTCTGCGGCAGGCCCCACGCCTGCTCGTCGATGGACCCGCCGGACAGGATGTGCGTGGCCTGCGGGCGCAGCTCGCCGTAGAGGTCGTCGCGGAAGTACCAGTTGAACAGCTCCTTGACGAAGCGGACCGTGGCCCTGGAGCCGAGCACGTCCGCGGGCCCGACCGTACGCAGCACGGCGGCCGAACGCCACCGCTCCGCCTGCGCCACCCGGTGCGCCCCTGGGCTCCGGGCGGCGGCGCCGAGCTCGCACTCCACCCGCCCGAGCCACAGGTCGCGCAGCTCCAGCGGGTCCTCCGGGTTGCGCGCGCGGGCGTAGACGTCGAGCATCCGGTCGTCAACGGCGGGCACGAAACCGTCGGCGAAGCCGTCCCGGCCGGCGAAGGAGGCAGGCGGACCGGGCACCTCGGGAAGGCGGGCCGGGCGTACGGATTCGAATAACCGCATGACGTGTCCTTCGGGCTCGGCGATCACATGATGCGCAGCCGCTTGAGATGGCGCGGGGCGGCGGAGGCCGCGGCCGCCGGTGGGCTCGCGGTACGGCCGTGGAAGAAGAAGGTGTTGTCGATGACGACGATCATGCCTCGGGCCCAGTGGACGCCCGTGGCGGACGTGCCGTACATCGCGGCCAGCAGGCCGAGCACGGCCTGGTTGACGCCGCCCGCGTCCTGCCCGAGGTGGGTCCACTGGAGGGGCTGGGACTGGAAGTCGCGGAAGGAGAAGACCGGCCGGCCGTCCACCGTACGCAGGAGGCTGGGCCCCTCGGCACTGTGGCGGTATCGGGTCTGGCGCAGCGTCGCCGCCGCCTCCGGCCCGATCCGGCGCTGCACGTCGGCCATGGGCACCAGGACCGTCTGGGAGGCCGTCGGATCGTTTCCGGGGGTGACGCACATCAGGACGATGTACCGCGGTTGTTCCGCGGCCTTCCTGCCGCTGCTCTCCGTGTGCAGCGACAGCGAATTCGTCGCGAATGGCTGCAAGGAGACGTCCGCGGTGGTGGCGTGCTCGCGGCGGAGGTTGAGAATGACCTCCTCCTCGACGTAGGGCAGGACGGCCGGATCCTTTTCCGGCATCGCCTCACCGAGCAGCGCGCCGAAGGCCAGAAACTGCCGCGCGGTCAATGGCTCGTCCAGTCGCACGACGGCGCAGCCGGTCGAGGCCAGGCAATTCAATGCGTCGTGGACCGGGCCGGCCAGAAATCCGGCGGCTGTCGCGTGAATGGCCGGTGCCGCGGGCGGCGGAAGAATGGCGCCGCTGTCGAGCAGGTTCCGCCTGGACGCCACATGCCGGTCGGTCGAATTCTCTGTGAATGCACCATGATGCATATGTCACACTCCCCGTGAACCCGACTGCATGCTATCCGGGCGGGCCTTCCTCAATTTCTTCTGTTGTGCGCTTTCACCCGGAGTTCGGGCACGACCCGGGTGGCGAAAAGCTCGATCGTCTGCCAGTCGAGCGGCGGGCGGCAGCCGAGCAGGAAATCCCGCACGCCCGCCTCGGCGTACGGGAGGAGGTCGGCGACGCACTGCTCGGGCGTGCCGAAGGTGAGGTATTCGGCCAGGTCGGGGGAGCCGGGCGGGAGCAGGGCGAGCCGTTCGGCGCGGCGCCGCCCGGCGTCCTCGGGGGTCGGCGCGAGCACGGCTCTGAACGTGATCGACTGGCGGATCTCCCCCGGCCGGCGGCCCTC
This window encodes:
- a CDS encoding BtpA/SgcQ family protein, which produces MAKLIFGMVHLQPLPGTPYYEEGSFPRTLDVAVESARALSDGGADGCLVQTVERVYRVDDESDAARTAAMTLVVNAIVQATGPGFQVGVQLMRNALRASLAVATVTGASFIRAGALVGATLTEHGLVTADPMGVMEYRRRIGARGVRVLADVDSSHFTWYGGGKPTAEVARAAVKVGADAVVLGHADERRTTELIASVREAVPGVQVILAGHTDHANAARLLARADGAFVGGCLERGGWGGSIDVDLVRRYVEIVRGIS
- a CDS encoding pyridoxal phosphate-dependent aminotransferase, with product MRLFESVRPARLPEVPGPPASFAGRDGFADGFVPAVDDRMLDVYARARNPEDPLELRDLWLGRVECELGAAARSPGAHRVAQAERWRSAAVLRTVGPADVLGSRATVRFVKELFNWYFRDDLYGELRPQATHILSGGSIDEQAWGLPQTLKDCIRFALDMDWYGYSDSRGRLPVREAVAEYENARMEAPAYHAGNVAITMGGTFAVSSLADFVLHGASPTGSPALCAIPNYPPLVETVARRSQVRLVPLPSLDGRTSLQPLIDALTPDTPMVLLQTVGNPTGAAVVEADLVRLIRAASPSTMIVLDECHEWLGPERPCSGVRAAPNVVRVSSLSKTWSAPGLKVGWLVADERFVADYYEYASTTFGGPPSFFYTIVEVLARMERWLLTGLVTPTAAEVGEFEPAYGMRLGPLIAAYRSYRSERLRREAGLKALRDQASGELAQTPARVLEPHYSINTMVEFTGWDDSYLCFRDLLHGSGVSVFPGILTFCFSGGVVRITSSRREQDLRAALGRLKSAFTLTSPR
- a CDS encoding TauD/TfdA family dioxygenase; its protein translation is MHHGAFTENSTDRHVASRRNLLDSGAILPPPAAPAIHATAAGFLAGPVHDALNCLASTGCAVVRLDEPLTARQFLAFGALLGEAMPEKDPAVLPYVEEEVILNLRREHATTADVSLQPFATNSLSLHTESSGRKAAEQPRYIVLMCVTPGNDPTASQTVLVPMADVQRRIGPEAAATLRQTRYRHSAEGPSLLRTVDGRPVFSFRDFQSQPLQWTHLGQDAGGVNQAVLGLLAAMYGTSATGVHWARGMIVVIDNTFFFHGRTASPPAAAASAAPRHLKRLRIM